Within Terriglobia bacterium, the genomic segment TGGATCCTTCCATCCCTTCCACGCCATTCCCGCGGACATAGAGCCGGACTATGCCCCTGTTACCGAAGCGCTGAACGTCTTCGGTGATCTTCACCGGCATCGCAACCGGCGCTCGATCGTCGAAACCGTCAACGCACTTCTGGAAGCGCCGCGTGCCCATGCAGCCTTTGCATTGCGCCCGTCGGGAAATCAGGTTCTCGCCAATGTTTATCGAATCTGCGACCTGGCGCGGACCTACGAAGCCGGGGACGGCTACTCGTTCCGGGGCTTTGTCGACCAGTTGAACACCCAGTCGGAACGCGAAGACAGCGCGGAAGCCCCTGTTCTGGAAGAAGGAACCGAGGGTGTGCGCATCATGACCGTGCATTCGGCGAAGGGCCTCGAATTCCCGATCGTGGTCCTGGGAGATATGACCGCGAATATCTCTTCACGCCATCCGGACAAGCATGTGAATGTGCCTGAACGGTTGTGCGCCGTCCGATTACTTGGGTGTGCGCCATGGGAATTGATGGATCATGAGCAGGAGGAACACGCGCGCGACGCCGCTGAAGGTGTGCGCATTGCGTATGTCGCAGCAACCCGGGCGCGTGATCTGCTCGTCGTCACCGCTGTCGGCGACGTTCAGCGCGATGGTTGGATCAGTCCGCTCAACAAGGCGATCTATCCGCCGAAATCCCAATTTCGCGCCTCTGAACCGGCGCCGCTGTGTCCGGCCTTTGGCGAATCCACTGTCCTTCGTCGTCCCTCGGATTACGACGGAGATAGTGAGTTCTCGGTCAAACCCGGACTGCATACGTCCGAAAACGGAACGCACCATGTCGTTTGGTGGGATCCATCGAAGCTTGGACTGCGAGTCGAGGGCAGCTTCGGTCTCCGGCAGGAGGAAATCCTGGCTGACGATCAGGATGGTCACGCGGCGGAAAGCGTTCAACTGTACAAGGATTGGAAAACCTCGCGCCGACTTTCCGTGACTCGAGGCGGAACAGCAAGCCTGAATGTGTTTCTCGCAACGGATGGCGTCGAACCGCCAACGGGCTGCGCCGATCGTGTTCTAGTCGAACGAGTCCAGCGCGACGGTCCTCGACCGAAGGGAGCCCGCTTTGGATCTTTGGTGCACCTCGTCTTGAGGGACGTCGAATTTGCCTCGCCGTTCGATGTGATCGTCCGTCTGGCGCGAACGCATGCGCGCCTGTTGAACGCCACCGGCGAAGAAATCGAAGCAGCCGCGCAAGCCGTCAGCGCTGCCTTGCGGCATCCCTTGCTCGAAAGGGCACGCAAAGCGAAGCGATGCCATCGCGAGCTTCCGATTGTGATTCAGGATGAAATCTTGGGCGTGCTGGATGCCGTTGTCGACCTGGCTTTTCTCGAAGACACGGCGTGGACTGTAGTTGATTTCAAGACGGACGCGGAAGAGGCTCAGCGAACAGGAAAATACCGCCGGCAAGTCGGTTGGTATATTCACGGTCTTGAGAAGACAACAGGTGCTCCGGCCCGCGGCTATCTTCTGCACGTATAATGATCGCGTGAATCACGACCTCACTCGCCGGGAGTTTTTCGCCGCAACCACCGCTGTGGGCATGCTGGGCAGTTCAGGCGGCCTGGAGCTGAGCGCGCAAGTCCCGTCGGAAGCGCCGGCTTTCACCGTCCCTCTCGCCCGATTTACAGCTGGCGTCCGGTACGAAGCCATTCCGCCAACCGCGATCCAAAACGCGAAGAATGCGATCCTGGATGACCTCGGCGTTGCCGTTGCCGGAGCGACCGAAGAGAGCGCGGTGATGATCGGCCGGATGGTTCGAGAGGAAGGCGCCAAAGAGGAAGCCACCATCTACGGGCAGCGCTTCAAATCCTCCGTCCTTCAGGCGGCCTTCGTTAATGGAGCCTGCGCTCACGCGCAGGACTTCGATCACAGCTTCGTGGCCGGCCAGCAGCCCTCGTGCGCCATCATTCCGGCCGTCTTCACCCTGGGTGAAACGCTTGGCTCCAGCGGCAGGCAGATCCTCGAAGCCTATATCGCCGGCTTCGAAGTCACCGCGGCCCTGATGTTCGCCGTGCAGTCGCTGGGTACCGGCGGCTGGCACGCCAATGGAACGATCGGCACGCTCGGCGCTGCCGCGGCGTGCGCGAGACTCCTGGGCTTGAACGAAACCGGCACGGATATGGCTCTCGCCATCGCCGCTTCGCTGGGCAGCGGGATCATCGCGAATTTCGGAACCATGACGAAGCCTCTCCATGCCGGACAGGCGACGCGCAGCGGCGTTCTTGCCGCGAAGCTGGCCAAGGCGGGCTTCACCGGAAATGCCCAGGCGCTCGAAGCCCGCAGCGGCTTCTTCGATTGTCACTATCCGGGCGGCAAAATCGATCACGCCCCGATTGCGTCTCTCGGCAACCCGTGGTCGATGGAGAAGTATGGAGTCCGCTACAAACCTTATCCGTGCGGCGGCCTCACGCACAGCGCGATACTCGCCGCCATCCGGCTCCGCAACGAACATCAGGTCACACCTCAGCTCATCGACCACGTCGAGGTGCGGGTGCCGGCCGACACTGCCGCGCCTCTCGTCTATCGCGTGCCGAAGGCCGCCCGCGAAGGCAAGTTCTCGATGCCGTACCTGATCGCGCGGGCCATCATCGACGGCAACATTACCTTCGACACCTTTACCGAGGAGGCCGTCCGAAACCCCCAGGCGTTGCAGCTGCTGGAACGCATCGATATGAAAGTCGATCCCGCGCTCCAGGCCGGCACCGACGGCAGCCGCCCGGCTATCGTCGCGATGAAACTCACGAACGGACAGACGCAGACGCTGGAGCAGAAGTTCCCGAAAGGAAGCCCCGAAGTCCCGATGACCCAGGATGAACTTGTCTCCAAGTTCCGCACCTGCACGAAGGGCGTCCTGAGCGCAGCCTCGACAGATCGCGCTTTGGACTACATCGGCAAGCTCGAGACCATGAACAACATCCGGCCGCTGGTCAAAACGCTCTCCGGCAGTTAGTCTTAGGCATGGCAATCAAGGGCATTTTTTATGTGTACGCGGAGGTTTCGGACCTTGCGCGCAGCAAGAAATTCTATGGTGAAACGCTCGGCTGGAAAATCAACACCGACGAAAAGGATGTCGCGGGTTTCGCTTTCGGAAACGCCTACCTTGTGATCCACGTTGCCGATAAGCCGGCGCCGCCCAGCGGCGCCAGCCTTTACGTCGAGATCCAGGTCGATGATGTGAATGCGGAGCATGCGCGGCTTAAAGGGCTCGGCGTGGAAGTCAGCGATCCGCAGGATCAGCACTGGGGCGAACGCAACTTCTCGTTCCGTGATCCCGACGGGCATACGTGGTTCTACGGGCAGCAGATGCACGGGCAGAGTTAAGCGCGGCTTTGCACAAAAACCGGGGCGTGAACATTCCCCGCCTTTCAAAGGCGGGGTGGCTGCGCCATCAATAAATGATCCCGTTCCGAAGCGGCGCAGACGGGGCGGTTAGTAACTTCAAACAAAATGAGGTGCGCTTCGCGGTTCCTTACTGACCACTATTACTGCTTCGCCCTATCGGGCTCTCGCTTCGCGCCCGCCCTCGCGTTCTAACGTTTTGATCGCTCGGGCGCCTCGCCTTGGAAAGGCGGGCAGTGTCCACCTCAATTTATGACTAATCTCTCTTCTTGAAAAACAAATCGTAGAGTTCGTTGCGGGTCATGCCCAGCTTTTGCAGCACGGCTTCCCGCGTGAGCAGCGCTTCGGCGCGCGTCTCTGTTGCACCGCTGACCACAATGACGAATTCTCCGAGGGGTTTGACTTTGCCACGCAGTTCGGAGATCGGTCCGAACAGAAATTCCTCGTGAAGCTTTGTGATTTCCCGCCCGACGCAGGCCTCGCGGTCACCCAGTACATCCTGGAGATCTTCGAGCGCCGCTTCGATACGATGCGGCGCTTCATAAAAAACCAGCGTGCAGGCAATATTCGCGATGGAGGTCAGTTTCTGGCAGCGCGCGTTCTTCTTTGGCGGGAGAAATCCGATGAACATGAATTCATCGGAAGGAATGCCGGAAGCGGCCAGCGCCGTGATTGCCGCGGAGGCGCCCGGTATTGGAACAACGTTGATGCCGCGAAGCCGGCATAAGCGGACGAGCCGGTATCCCGGATCCGAGATCGCCGGCATGCCCGCGTCCGACACCAGCGCGATGCTGGTGTCGCCGTCGAGTTTCCGCGCCAGCTCTTCCGCTTTCGTTTCTTCGTTGAATTCGTGGTAGCTGATCAGCGGCTTCTGAAATCCGAAATGATTCAGCAGCTTGATCGTTTGACGGGTGTCTTCACAGGCAATCAGATCGGCGCTGGACAGAATTTCGAGCGCGCGTTTGCTGATGTCGCTCAGATTTCCGATCGGTGTGGCGACGACGAAGAGGGTTCCCATCGAATTTAATCGTTGACAGATTGAAACGAACAAGTAGAATTACTTGTTCTGGCACTGAGCCAAACGAATTGCTTATGCAAAAATCTTTCCAACTAAAGCCCAATCAACATAGCCGCTGTTCATTTAGCAACAGCCCTGCATATTATAATTATTCTTCGTGATATTTAAGTACCTGCCATTGTAAGAACAAAAGCCCCGGCCAAACCGGGGCTTTTGTCTTTTAGGTACCATATGCCCGCGCCTACAGTTTCAAATTTTTCAGGTATTGGCGGAAGTCTTTTCCCAGGTCGTGCCGGCGCAGTGCGAATTCGACGGTCGCTTTGAGAAAGCCGAGCTTATCGCCGGCGTCGTAGCGGGTGCCTTCGAACATGTAGGCGTATACCGGCTGCTGTTCGAGCAGGACACGAATGCCGTCGGTGAGCTGGATCTCGCCGCCCCTCCCGGTACGGGTCTTTTCGAGAATGCCGAAGATTTCCGGCGTCAGGATGTAGCGGCCGATAATCGCGACGTTGGACGGCGCTTCCGATGCGGGCGGCTTCTCGACCACGTCCTGCACCCGATAGACCCGGCCGTTGAAGCCTTCAAGGGGAACGCCTCGAATCACACCATAATGTTGGATCTCGGAATGCGGCACTTCACAGGCGGCGATGATCGATCCTTGAAGCTTTTCGAACAGATCCATCATCTGCTTGATGCACGGCACGGGGGAATCGATGATGTCGTCGCCGAGCATGACTGAAAACGGCTCATTGCCGATCGCATCCCGCGACATCAGAATGGCGTGTCCCAGTCCGAGCGCTTCCTTCTGCCGGACATACGAGACGTTGATCATGCTCGAGATCTGCCGCATTTCGGCCAGCAGTTCTTTTTTGCCGCGTTCCTCGAGCACGCGCTCGAGTTCATAAGACACGTCGAAATGATCCTCGATCGCGTTCTTGCCGCGGCCGGTAACGATCGTGATATTTCGGATGCCGGCGTTGACCGCCTCTTCGATCACATATTGAATGAGCGGCTTGTCGACCAGCGGCAGCATTTCCTTGGGCTGAGCCTTGGTGGCGGGCAGAAACCGCGTACCTAAACCCGCGGCCGGGAAAACGGCTTTGGCGATGCGCATATTTTTACTCGACCATTGTTCCGATGCGGAACCAACGCGTTCTATCGAAGAAATGCAGGGCCACGGTGGAATAGCCATCGACCCATTCCCGGAAAGTCTTATCGCCGGGTACGTAAGGGTCGCTTTCGTATGACCAATAGATGAACAGCGGCTTGCCGATAATTTCATCCCAGGTGACGAATCCCCAGTAGCGGCTGTCGTTGCTGTTGTCGCGATTGTCTCCCATCACGAAGTAGTGATCGGGCGGGACCGTCACGGGGCCGAAATTGTCACGGATCCGGAGTTCTTCCGGAGTCCAGGGATCTGCGGAGTAGATGGTGGAGTCGACATGGATTTTGTACGGCTCAATCAGTTTCCGGCCGTTGATGTAGACCGCTTTACCACGGACTTCCACGGTTTCCCCGGGCAAACCGATCACGCGCTTCACGAAAGGAATATTGCCTTCCGTCGGGGACTTGAACGCGATGATGTCCAGCCGCCGGATCGATCGATGCGGCAAATATGAACGAATCGCAGTGGGATAGTTCGCGGGGAATGCCAGCTTATCCAGAAAGAAATGATCGCCCACCAGGATCGTGGGCTTCATCGATTCCGTAGGGACCTGCGTGGCTTGCGCGATATAGCTGGTAAAGACCAGGACAAAGATGATGGTGAACGCCAGACTCTCGATCCACTCGCGGAAGGCGCCCCTCCCCATGGACGGGACGGTGTCGAAGGTCGTCAGTTCGTCGATCCGTATTTCCGGAGTTGCGAAGCTGACGAACTGATCTAATGGTACGTCTGGCGGTAGCTCCGGCGCCTCCGGCGGCGCGTCGGGGAGGTCGCTACCGTCCAGCTCGGATCTTGGTCCTTCTATCATTTACGACAACTTTTCCTTCACCAGCTGGCTGACCCGGCTACCGTCCGCCGTTTTGCCGGCGAGCCTCGCCATTACCACCTTCATTACCTTTCCCATGTCCTTCATCGAGCTCGCGCCGGTCTCTTGAATGGCCTCGCCAACGGCGCTCCGGATATCGTCTTCCGATGCGGCGGCCGGCAGATACTCTTCAATTATCTTAATCTCCGCCTCTTCTTTTTTCGCCATCTCTTCGCGGCCGCCGGCACGGAACTGCTCCGCCGAATCTTTACGCTGCTTCACGAGCGTATTCAGCACAGCAATTGCTTCGCCATCTTCGAGCGGCTTCATCTTGTCGATTTCTTTATTTTTGACGGCGGTTTTCATCATTCGCAAGACGCTGAGCCGGAGTTGCTCCTTGCTTTTCATGGCCTCGGCGAGATGTATCTGGATTTTTTCCTGAAGAGTCATGCGCTAGCCCTTAACCACCCCCAGCGGCCGGAGGCGCGCGACGCGCGCCGCAAGACCTGCGTTGTGAACGACATCGACCACGGACTCGATGTCCTTATAAGCTTCCGGTTTTTCTTCCGTAAGCCCTTCGCGAGTCAGCGATTCCACTATGATACCGCGGGATTCCAACTCCTTTTGAATTTCCTTTGCCGTAACGCCCTTCTTTGCAGCAGACCGGCTCAGAACGCGCCCGGCACCGTGACAGGCGGAGCCGAAGGTTT encodes:
- a CDS encoding MmgE/PrpD family protein, whose product is MNHDLTRREFFAATTAVGMLGSSGGLELSAQVPSEAPAFTVPLARFTAGVRYEAIPPTAIQNAKNAILDDLGVAVAGATEESAVMIGRMVREEGAKEEATIYGQRFKSSVLQAAFVNGACAHAQDFDHSFVAGQQPSCAIIPAVFTLGETLGSSGRQILEAYIAGFEVTAALMFAVQSLGTGGWHANGTIGTLGAAAACARLLGLNETGTDMALAIAASLGSGIIANFGTMTKPLHAGQATRSGVLAAKLAKAGFTGNAQALEARSGFFDCHYPGGKIDHAPIASLGNPWSMEKYGVRYKPYPCGGLTHSAILAAIRLRNEHQVTPQLIDHVEVRVPADTAAPLVYRVPKAAREGKFSMPYLIARAIIDGNITFDTFTEEAVRNPQALQLLERIDMKVDPALQAGTDGSRPAIVAMKLTNGQTQTLEQKFPKGSPEVPMTQDELVSKFRTCTKGVLSAASTDRALDYIGKLETMNNIRPLVKTLSGS
- a CDS encoding GatB/YqeY domain-containing protein is translated as MTLQEKIQIHLAEAMKSKEQLRLSVLRMMKTAVKNKEIDKMKPLEDGEAIAVLNTLVKQRKDSAEQFRAGGREEMAKKEEAEIKIIEEYLPAAASEDDIRSAVGEAIQETGASSMKDMGKVMKVVMARLAGKTADGSRVSQLVKEKLS
- a CDS encoding VOC family protein, coding for MAIKGIFYVYAEVSDLARSKKFYGETLGWKINTDEKDVAGFAFGNAYLVIHVADKPAPPSGASLYVEIQVDDVNAEHARLKGLGVEVSDPQDQHWGERNFSFRDPDGHTWFYGQQMHGQS
- the galU gene encoding UTP--glucose-1-phosphate uridylyltransferase GalU, whose translation is MRIAKAVFPAAGLGTRFLPATKAQPKEMLPLVDKPLIQYVIEEAVNAGIRNITIVTGRGKNAIEDHFDVSYELERVLEERGKKELLAEMRQISSMINVSYVRQKEALGLGHAILMSRDAIGNEPFSVMLGDDIIDSPVPCIKQMMDLFEKLQGSIIAACEVPHSEIQHYGVIRGVPLEGFNGRVYRVQDVVEKPPASEAPSNVAIIGRYILTPEIFGILEKTRTGRGGEIQLTDGIRVLLEQQPVYAYMFEGTRYDAGDKLGFLKATVEFALRRHDLGKDFRQYLKNLKL
- the lepB gene encoding signal peptidase I, translated to MIEGPRSELDGSDLPDAPPEAPELPPDVPLDQFVSFATPEIRIDELTTFDTVPSMGRGAFREWIESLAFTIIFVLVFTSYIAQATQVPTESMKPTILVGDHFFLDKLAFPANYPTAIRSYLPHRSIRRLDIIAFKSPTEGNIPFVKRVIGLPGETVEVRGKAVYINGRKLIEPYKIHVDSTIYSADPWTPEELRIRDNFGPVTVPPDHYFVMGDNRDNSNDSRYWGFVTWDEIIGKPLFIYWSYESDPYVPGDKTFREWVDGYSTVALHFFDRTRWFRIGTMVE
- the rsmI gene encoding 16S rRNA (cytidine(1402)-2'-O)-methyltransferase; amino-acid sequence: MGTLFVVATPIGNLSDISKRALEILSSADLIACEDTRQTIKLLNHFGFQKPLISYHEFNEETKAEELARKLDGDTSIALVSDAGMPAISDPGYRLVRLCRLRGINVVPIPGASAAITALAASGIPSDEFMFIGFLPPKKNARCQKLTSIANIACTLVFYEAPHRIEAALEDLQDVLGDREACVGREITKLHEEFLFGPISELRGKVKPLGEFVIVVSGATETRAEALLTREAVLQKLGMTRNELYDLFFKKRD